From Pseudomonadota bacterium, the proteins below share one genomic window:
- a CDS encoding OmpA family protein produces MARFARTTISVVVLAALFAFAPTAIAEDAAGDNGDSEGASAELSVGGDALEPDAKEGGRPTHRQFNLHFAGGVLFGLGDDLSDAGHGDIGGQAAVGLDIVLVEPLALSIMGGFNPMAENDDESKAALRSVFIGAGLMLRMFSSDEGALFDGGTAAGSLWLDAHIDYFAHKLQDHGGYDIGLGYEFALWKDVNLGPYVRFQHVAWGEGLNFMEIAVGLMLSFGGTTGPDDRDGDGILDPDDKCPDEAEDKDGFEDADGCPDTDNDKDGVLDADDKCPDVAGIPEKQGCPNDDNDADGILNDVDKCPDEAEDVDEFEDEDGCPEADNDQDGVLDADDKCPTEKEDMDGFEDADGCPDNDNDGDGIPDATDQCPNEAENMNGKEDEDGCPDLVRIVGDQIKISDKVYFATNKDKILDKSFDLLKQVAVVIQSKPDMKVRVEGHTDDVGKDAKNLKLSQRRAESVVKFLVDEGVAADRLTAEGLGETKPIADNKTEEGRAENRRVEFHIVESAPAEAPAEAAPAPEAAPEPAPAPAPAEPAPATP; encoded by the coding sequence ATGGCACGATTCGCACGAACCACCATTTCCGTCGTCGTCCTGGCCGCACTGTTCGCCTTCGCGCCCACGGCGATCGCCGAGGATGCCGCCGGCGACAATGGGGACTCCGAGGGCGCCTCCGCGGAGCTCTCCGTCGGTGGCGACGCGCTCGAACCCGATGCGAAGGAGGGCGGACGGCCCACGCACCGGCAGTTCAACCTGCACTTCGCGGGCGGCGTGCTGTTCGGCCTGGGCGACGATCTCTCGGACGCGGGCCACGGCGACATCGGCGGCCAGGCGGCCGTCGGCCTGGACATCGTGCTGGTCGAGCCGCTCGCCCTCTCCATCATGGGCGGCTTCAACCCGATGGCCGAGAACGACGACGAGAGCAAGGCGGCGCTCAGGAGCGTCTTCATCGGCGCCGGCCTCATGCTCCGCATGTTCTCGAGCGACGAGGGCGCGCTGTTCGACGGCGGCACCGCGGCCGGCAGCCTCTGGCTGGACGCGCACATCGACTACTTCGCGCACAAGCTCCAGGACCACGGCGGGTACGACATCGGCCTCGGCTACGAGTTCGCGCTCTGGAAGGACGTGAACCTCGGGCCCTACGTGCGCTTCCAGCACGTGGCGTGGGGCGAGGGGCTCAACTTCATGGAGATCGCGGTCGGCCTCATGCTCTCGTTCGGCGGCACGACCGGCCCGGACGACAGGGACGGCGACGGCATCCTGGATCCGGACGACAAGTGCCCGGACGAGGCCGAGGACAAGGACGGCTTCGAGGACGCGGACGGCTGCCCGGACACGGACAACGACAAGGACGGCGTGCTCGACGCCGACGACAAGTGCCCGGACGTCGCCGGGATCCCGGAGAAGCAGGGCTGCCCGAACGACGACAACGACGCCGACGGCATCCTGAACGACGTCGACAAGTGCCCGGACGAGGCCGAGGACGTCGACGAGTTCGAGGACGAGGACGGCTGCCCCGAGGCCGACAACGACCAGGACGGCGTGCTCGACGCCGACGACAAGTGCCCGACCGAGAAGGAGGACATGGACGGCTTCGAGGACGCGGACGGCTGCCCCGATAACGACAACGACGGCGACGGCATCCCGGACGCGACCGACCAGTGCCCCAACGAGGCCGAGAACATGAACGGCAAGGAGGACGAGGACGGTTGCCCGGATCTCGTCCGGATCGTCGGCGACCAGATCAAGATCTCCGACAAGGTCTACTTCGCGACGAACAAGGACAAGATCCTCGACAAGTCGTTCGATCTGCTCAAGCAGGTGGCGGTCGTCATCCAGTCCAAGCCGGACATGAAGGTGCGGGTCGAGGGCCACACGGACGACGTCGGCAAGGACGCCAAGAACCTCAAGCTCTCGCAGCGGCGCGCGGAGAGCGTGGTGAAGTTCCTCGTCGACGAGGGCGTCGCGGCCGACCGGCTGACCGCCGAGGGCCTGGGCGAGACCAAGCCGATCGCGGACAACAAGAC